The nucleotide sequence AGCGAGCTGTTCGGCCACGAGAAGGGCGCCTTCACCGGGGCGGTGAACCGGCGCGAGGGCGTCTTCGAGGAGGCGGACGGCGGCACCGTCTTCCTGGATGAGATTGGCGAGTTGCCCGCGGAGCTGCAGCCCAAACTGCTGCGCGTGCTGGAGAACCGGGAGATTCGCCGCGTGGGCAGCAATACCTATCAGCCCGTGGATGTGCGGCTCATCGCCGCCACGCACCGCGACCTGCGCGCGGAGGTGAACGCGGGCCGCTTCCGCTCGGACCTCTTCTTCCGGCTGGCGGTGCTGCGCATCTCCATGCCCTCGCTGCGCCAGCGCCCCGAGGACCTGCCCGTGCTCGTGGACGGCATCCTCCAGTCATTGGGCTCGGAGCCGGAGCACACCGAGGCCCTGCGCACCCCGGAGTTCCTCGGGCGGCTGCGCCACGCGGCGTGGCCCGGCAACGTGCGCGAGCTGCGCAACTACCTGGAGCGCTGCCTCGTCTTCGAGGACACCGTGTCCCTCTCCGACGACGAGCCGCACCACTCGGGGCCGGTGGAGGTGGACCCTTCGCGCCCCTACGCCGAGCAGCGCCGCCACATGGTGGATGAGTTCGAGCGCCGCTACCTGCACGCGCTGCTGGAGAAGTATCCGGGCAAGGTCGCGCAGGCCGCGGTCACCGCGGGCATGGACCGGGTGCACCTGTACCGGCTGCTGCGCCGCCACGGCATCAAGCCCTGAGACTCAGCCGAGGGCGCCCACGCGCCACCGGTCCTCACGCCCAGGGACGGGCTCCAGCGCGAGCCCCTCCTCCAGGTCTCGCAGCACCGCGCCGCTGGCCACCACGCCGGCGGACTCGGACGGTGCCACCCAGTCCGGCAACCGCGCCAGGCCGCCCTCGGTGGAGCGCTCCGCGACGTGCACGGTGATGCTCAGCGGGGCAGGCAGCTTCGCCAACGCTCGCGCCGCACCCAGGACACGGGAGCGGAGTTCGCGTGCCGCCTCCGCGTCCGCTGGCAACGCGGCCATCACGAGCAGACATCCGCAGCCTTCCAGCCTCGCGTCCAGGCCCGCGTCTCGCGCGAGCCGGAGTGCTCGCTCCAGCGACGCATCCAGCGCGTCCAGCGACTCCGCCGACGCGAGCGCCTGCGCGCAACCCTCCGCGTACAGCGCCACCGCGTGCTCGGGCGCATCGCGCGAGGACGTGCCTCGCACCGCGCCGCGCAGCTCTTCCATCAGCGCGTCGACGTCCGGGTAGCGCTCCTCGCGCCGCTTGCGCAGGCACCGCAGCACGACCGCGTCCAACGCGGCGGGGACGGGCGCGCGCTCGCTGGGGCGCGGCGGCGGCGCGTGCAGGTGCTGCTCCTCGACTTCGTGTCGCGTGGGGCCCGGGAACGGCGGCTGCCCCGTGACGAGCTGGAAGAGGAGCACGCCCAGCGCGTAGAGGTCCGTGCGCGCATCGGGCACCTCGCCGCGCACCTGCTCCGGCGCCATGGACAACGGCGTGCCCATCGCCGTGCCGGTGTGGGTCAGCGTGGAGTTGCCCGGAGCGCCCGGGCGGAGTCCCTTGGCCACGCCGAAGTCCACCAGCTTCACCCGAGGAGACTCCCCGCTCCCGGCCAGGCGCATCACGTTCTGCGGCTTGAGGTCGCGGTGGACGACGCCCGCCGCGTGCGCCTCGCGCAGCGCCGCGCCCACCTGCTCCATCACCTCCAGCGCTTCACGGGGGGACAGCGGACCGCGCGCGGCCAGCTCCGCCGCGAGGTCCCTCCCCTCCAGCCACTCCATGGCGATGAAGGGGCGCCCATCCGCCAGGGTGCCGTGGCCCCGCACCTCGACGATGTGCGGATGGCGCAAGCGCTGGAGCGTCGCCGCCTCCCGGCGAAAGCGCCGCAAGGCGAGCGGCGCGAGCGACGCGTGGGAATGCAGCACCTTCAGCGCGGCGGGGGTGCCGTCCTGCACGTGCCGCGCACGGTACAGCGAGGAGACCGGCCCGGTGGCGTGCACGGACATCACCACCCACGGGCCCACGAGCGCGCCGGGGCGCAGCTCCTCGCCGTACAGCGCCTCTTCCCCGGAAGGGGCCATGCGCTACTTCGAGCCCTTCTTGCTCGGTATCCGCTTGCACAGCTCCGAGCCGGGGTTGGTCGAGGTCGGATCGCAAGGCATGTGGAGGAAGGTCGTCACCGGCTCCTTCCATAGCCCGTTCGTGGTGTCTCGGCATTGCTCGAAGTCGCCATCGCCCACCACGAGCGAGCCATCCTGCGACGCGCACTTGCCCGGGCTGCTCTCCGAGTTGCCCCAGCACGCCCCCACCACCGTGGTCGCGCAGTTGGCACCCGACGCCGGCAGCGCGCACACCCGATGGGTGGAGTACGCCGCCCCGTTCACCCAGGCCGGGTCGTAGCAGGAGTACATCTGCTTGTAGATGGCGCCCGGGATGACGACGTCGTCACCCTCGACCTCGTAGAAGGTCTGGTCTCCCTGGCGGTGCACCACCACCTCGACCTTGGTGGCCAGCGCCTTGGGGACGAAGAGGTTGCCGTAGAAGGCGCCCTCGCGGACCGAGTAGACCTGGGCCTCGGACAGGCCGTACTGCACGGTCGAGGTCGAGCTGGCCGACACCACCGCGAGCCCCGACGCCGCGCTGTCCCACGGGGCCGTCATCACGCTGAAGTAGCCGTCGCTCGGACACTCGAAGGTCAACGCCGGGGCGGACCCCGCGCAGCTCCCCTCGCTCTCGTCGATGAAGCGGTTCGCGTGCTCGTCACACCCCACCGTGCCCTCACAGACGCGCAAGATCATCCGAGCACCCGTGCTCGCGCCCAGCGTCGGGCCCGGGCACGCCGCCGCGCCGCCCGCGCCCACCGCCACGGTGGCGCCCGGCTGGCACCGGCCCACGGCGTCGGCCTTCCAGCCGCAGTCGCGCGAGGCGCCCTGGGTGCCCGTCGAACAGGCCGAGAAGCTCGACAGCTTCTGCGCCGTGTCCGGATCAAACTCGGCCGGAGCCGTCACCGGCTCCAGCGGGAAGCCACCGCCCGGCAACGACGAGGCCTCGCCTCGCATGGACAGCTCCACGCGCCGGCCCAGCGCGTTGTTGCGAGCGAGGATACAGCCCGACACGCGCCGCAAACACTGCGTGTTGGGCGACTGGGCCTCCCACATGGGGCACAGGCCTGCCTTGCCCTTCCACGCGCGCGCCGTGGACGTCAGCGGGTCATACCAGGGGATGTCATGCCCCGCGGGCAACGCGCAGCTCACCAGGTACTCCATGAACTTCTGCGCGTCCGGGTCGTGCAGCTGCACGCGAAGGTACGCGTCTCCCGTGGCGGGGTCGAACAACGCCGCGAGCGAGGCCGAGGACAGGAGCCCGTTGGCCTGGGGATTCGTGGAGATGGCGTTGAGGACGAGCGCGTCCGTGGACAGCGAGTTCGCGATGCGGATGTCCGCTCGCTGCGTGCCCAGTCCTGCTTCGGACTCGGAGGGCGCGGTGGGTCCACAGCCAGCCAGGGCCAGCAGCAGCGGCAGCACGCCGCGCATCAGGGAATCACGGAACCGGACGGCCATGGGCCCTCCTCCAGGGTGGAAGGGAAAGGAATGAGGCGAAGCGGAAGCACGGCCTGGGCCAGCCCGCACCCGCCCCCCCTCGCGCGGGGATACCCGCTGAGTCCGCCCGCAACTGTGGCGCCGAACGCCACAGCACTCGGGCGCGCGTGACATTCCACGCTACAGGGCATCGGCCACCCGGGCGCGCAGGGACTCGTAACGGGTGCGCCACAACGGGGCTCCCTCCACCGCCTGTCCGGCGCGCGCAAGCCAGGTCTGGGCCTCCGCGTTGCGCCCGGCGTGGAGTGCCCCCAGCGTGGCCTGGAGGAGGATCTCCGCCTTCTCGTCCGGGGACGCGAAGGGCTCCGCCTCATCCACCAGGGTGCTCCAGGCCTCGGTGTCCGCGGGGGACTCGCCCACCTGAAGCGCCACCAACCGGCGCATGACGGCGGTGGGTGGCAGGGACTCAGGCGGACAGTGCGAGGCGATCCACTCGAGGTGGCCTCGGGCCTCCGCCCGCTCGCCCCGGGCCGCGCTCAGCCGCGCCAACAGGAGGGCGTCCACGGGCACGGGGTGATCGCGAAAGAAGCGCACGCCGAGTTCGTGCGCGCGACGGGCCAGCGGGAGCGCCTCGTCCAGGCGGCCCTGCATGTAGAGGACCTCGGCCAGATTGAAGGTGGACCAGCGCTCCACCTGGGCGTGTCCCAGCTCGCGCCCCAGCGCCATGGCGTGGCGCAGGTCGTCCTCGATGCGGGCCATGTCGCCTCGGGACAGCCACAGGAGCACGCGGTTGATGCGCGTGGCGGCCAGATGCAGGGCATCGCCCGCGGACTCGCAGCGCATCAAGGCCTCCTCGAAGCGCTCGGCCGCTTCGTCGGGGCGCTCCAGGAAGGTGAGCGCCGAGCCCAGCAGCGCCAGTGCCACCACATGGGTCTCGTGGTCGCGCGCGGCCTCCGCGCCCTCCGCCACCGAGCCCAGAATCCGAGCGGCAGGCCCCCACTCACCCAGCCGCACGTGCATGCGGCCACGCGCCAGCGAGCAGCGCAGCGACAACCGGGGCGAGTCCAGTGACGCGATGCGCTCCAGCGCCTCGCGCGTGCACGCCCCCGAGCCCTCCGCGTCCTCCATCCAATCGCGCGCGGTGGCCTCCTCCAGCAACAGGTCCACCACCAGCGCCTCGTCGCCCCGAGCCCCGGCCAAGGCGCGCGCGGCCCCGAGGTCCGCCAATCCCTCGCGGAAGCGCTGGAGGCGGTGCCGCACCCGGCCTCGTCCCGCCAGCGCCAGGGCACGGCGCTCGGGGTCGGCCTCGGGCAACAACGCGAGCGCGCGTGTGTAGTGCTGCTCCGCTTCCACAGGCAGGTGCGCGCGACGGGCCTCCTCCGCCAACGCGAGGAAGGCCTCCACCGCCTCTTCGTGCGCGCCACAGGCAGCGGCGTGGTGCGCGCGACGACGACGGCGGGACGGGCCATCCGTTCCCGTGGCGTGCAGCGCGGCGGCGTGCAGTGAGCGGCGCGCGGCCGGTGGGAGCAGTCCCTCCAGGGCTTCGCGCAACAGGGGGTGGCGGAAGACGAAGTGACCCGGCTCGGACTCGCGCAGGAGCCCCGCGCGAGCAAGGCGGCGCAGCCCGGCGCCCGCGTCCAGCGAGCCCAAGCGCGCCGCGTCTTCTCCCGGGCCCAGGTGGCGCAGCGCCGCGTCCACCCGTTCCACATCGACCTCGGTGCCGAGCACCGCACACAGCCGGGCCAGCCCCTGATGCACCTCGGGCAGCGCGGCGAGGGCGCGCGCGGCGAGGCGCTCGAACAGTGGCGTGACCGACACGTCGAGCAACGCGTCCGGCGCGATGTACCAGCCGCCTCCCGGCGAGGCTCGCAGTGCCCCCGCCGCACGAAGCGCACCCGCGACTTCCACCAGGGACAGCGGCACGCCCTGCGCCAGGCGCTCCAATCGAGCCAGGACAGGCTCGGGCACGTGCTCCGCGGGGCGCAGCAGGTGGAGCAACAGGGCGCGAGTGGACTCGGGCGACAGCGGTGGCAGCACGTGCCGCGAAGCACGCGCGCTCCGGTCCCCCAGATGCGGACGGAGCCCCAGCAGCGCGGGGCGCCCCACCACGCACACCCACAGCGGCGCGCGGCCACCTGCCAGTGTCGTCAACTCGAGCGTGTCCAGGCTGGTCGGGTCGGCCAGGTGCGCGTCATCCAGCAACAACACCCGAGGCGCTTCTCGCGCACGCTGGAGCAGCTGCCCCGCGAGCGCGCGCGCGGCGGAGGGACGGTGCCCTTCGAGCGCTTCGGGTGCGGACGCAGAGGCAGCAACCAACGCCTCGACCAGCGCGTCTGGCGCGGAGGCATCCGGCGCAGGAGCGCGCAGCCGGACCACACGAGCGAGCCCCTCTTGCCCGAGCCGCGAGGCCAGCGCCTCGACCAAGCGCGTCTTGCCGTGCCCCACTTCGCCCGTCAGCACACAGAGACCGGGCACCGCCTCGGAAAGACACCCCCGAGCCTCCGCGACGAGGACATCGAGCAGCGCTTCGCGCCCCAGCAGCGGCGGCGCGACAGGCGCATCCGACGACGCCCGATCATCCCGGGGGCGCAGTCGAGCGAAGCCCTCCAGCGACCCACGCTTCAGTGACGCGGCCAACGCATCACGCTCGGGCGACGCGTCCAGCGCTTCGCCTTCCAGTCGCGCGGCGGCAGCGTCGCTGACGAGCACAGCGCCGGGCTCCAGCGACTCGGGCCACCACGAATCGGGCGCAGCCAGCGCTTCACCCGCCACGCGCGGAGTGGCCGCACCCGGCCGCACGTGCGCGGTCGCGAGGTGGAGAATCGCCGCGCTCTTTCGCTCCTCCTCCAGCAGCCGACGCGCTGCGAGCACGGCGGCGCGCAGGTTCGCCTCCGCGGACAGGGACTCTGGAAACGCCACCAGGTAGCCCCCGCCCCAGACACGCGCGAGCGCTCCTCCGTGCGATTCGATGGCGGCCCGGAGCACCTCCACCGACGCGGGCGTGCGCACGCCCAGGAGCGCCACGGGACGAAGCCCTACCGCATCCAGCGGCGCGGGCAGCTCGTCGCGATTCACCTGGAGCGGCGGCGGCGCCTCCATCCGGCAGGCGGCATCGAAGGACTGAAGCACCTCCGAAGCCCGCGCGAAGCGCTCCGCCGGGGCCTTGGCCAAGCACCTTCGCAAGAGCGCATCGAGCGCCAATGGCACATCGGCGCGCTCGGAGGCCGCGGGAGCACGCAGGCTGACGTGGCCGTGTCGGACCGCGTCCGGCCCGCCCGTGAAGGGCGGCGCTCCCGTGAGCAGCTCGAAGAGGAGCACGCCCAAGGCGTAGATGTCCGCCGCGGCGCCAGCCTCACCGGTCTCCAAGCACTGCTCCGGGGCCATGTAGTGCGTCGTTCCCTGACGCCACGGCGCCCCCGGCCCATCGCCGATGCGGGCCAGTCCGAAGTCGAGCAGGCTGAGCGCCCCGCCCTCGCGCAGGAAGACGTTCTCCGGCTTGAGGTCGTGATGCGCCAGCCCCGCGGCGTGGACCGCCTCCAACGCCGCGCACAGCCCCGACAGCAGCTCACGCACGCGAGGCGTGGACGCGGCGCCCGTGCCGGGCAGCTCGGACATCCACGCGGCCAACGTCTGCCCACGCAGGCGCTCCAGCACGAGGAACGGGCGGCCACCGACGGTGCCCTCGTCCAACAACTCCGGCGCGATGGGCGCGCCCACGCGACGCAGCGCCTCCGCCTCGTGCGCGAAGCGACCCGGGCGCGGTGCCCGAGCCACCTTCAGCGCCACCTCGCGCCCGTCGCCCTCTCGCACCGCGGTGAAGACGTGCGACGAACCTCCGGTGCCCAGCAGCGTCGCGCTGGTGAAGCCGGGCACATCCG is from Myxococcaceae bacterium JPH2 and encodes:
- a CDS encoding sigma-54-dependent Fis family transcriptional regulator gives rise to the protein SELFGHEKGAFTGAVNRREGVFEEADGGTVFLDEIGELPAELQPKLLRVLENREIRRVGSNTYQPVDVRLIAATHRDLRAEVNAGRFRSDLFFRLAVLRISMPSLRQRPEDLPVLVDGILQSLGSEPEHTEALRTPEFLGRLRHAAWPGNVRELRNYLERCLVFEDTVSLSDDEPHHSGPVEVDPSRPYAEQRRHMVDEFERRYLHALLEKYPGKVAQAAVTAGMDRVHLYRLLRRHGIKP
- a CDS encoding serine/threonine protein kinase, giving the protein MAPSGEEALYGEELRPGALVGPWVVMSVHATGPVSSLYRARHVQDGTPAALKVLHSHASLAPLALRRFRREAATLQRLRHPHIVEVRGHGTLADGRPFIAMEWLEGRDLAAELAARGPLSPREALEVMEQVGAALREAHAAGVVHRDLKPQNVMRLAGSGESPRVKLVDFGVAKGLRPGAPGNSTLTHTGTAMGTPLSMAPEQVRGEVPDARTDLYALGVLLFQLVTGQPPFPGPTRHEVEEQHLHAPPPRPSERAPVPAALDAVVLRCLRKRREERYPDVDALMEELRGAVRGTSSRDAPEHAVALYAEGCAQALASAESLDALDASLERALRLARDAGLDARLEGCGCLLVMAALPADAEAARELRSRVLGAARALAKLPAPLSITVHVAERSTEGGLARLPDWVAPSESAGVVASGAVLRDLEEGLALEPVPGREDRWRVGALG
- a CDS encoding protein kinase: MRCPVCHRRLSTGAVCPVHGERPAPVPPAAPVPLPDVPGFTSATLLGTGGSSHVFTAVREGDGREVALKVARAPRPGRFAHEAEALRRVGAPIAPELLDEGTVGGRPFLVLERLRGQTLAAWMSELPGTGAASTPRVRELLSGLCAALEAVHAAGLAHHDLKPENVFLREGGALSLLDFGLARIGDGPGAPWRQGTTHYMAPEQCLETGEAGAAADIYALGVLLFELLTGAPPFTGGPDAVRHGHVSLRAPAASERADVPLALDALLRRCLAKAPAERFARASEVLQSFDAACRMEAPPPLQVNRDELPAPLDAVGLRPVALLGVRTPASVEVLRAAIESHGGALARVWGGGYLVAFPESLSAEANLRAAVLAARRLLEEERKSAAILHLATAHVRPGAATPRVAGEALAAPDSWWPESLEPGAVLVSDAAAARLEGEALDASPERDALAASLKRGSLEGFARLRPRDDRASSDAPVAPPLLGREALLDVLVAEARGCLSEAVPGLCVLTGEVGHGKTRLVEALASRLGQEGLARVVRLRAPAPDASAPDALVEALVAASASAPEALEGHRPSAARALAGQLLQRAREAPRVLLLDDAHLADPTSLDTLELTTLAGGRAPLWVCVVGRPALLGLRPHLGDRSARASRHVLPPLSPESTRALLLHLLRPAEHVPEPVLARLERLAQGVPLSLVEVAGALRAAGALRASPGGGWYIAPDALLDVSVTPLFERLAARALAALPEVHQGLARLCAVLGTEVDVERVDAALRHLGPGEDAARLGSLDAGAGLRRLARAGLLRESEPGHFVFRHPLLREALEGLLPPAARRSLHAAALHATGTDGPSRRRRRAHHAAACGAHEEAVEAFLALAEEARRAHLPVEAEQHYTRALALLPEADPERRALALAGRGRVRHRLQRFREGLADLGAARALAGARGDEALVVDLLLEEATARDWMEDAEGSGACTREALERIASLDSPRLSLRCSLARGRMHVRLGEWGPAARILGSVAEGAEAARDHETHVVALALLGSALTFLERPDEAAERFEEALMRCESAGDALHLAATRINRVLLWLSRGDMARIEDDLRHAMALGRELGHAQVERWSTFNLAEVLYMQGRLDEALPLARRAHELGVRFFRDHPVPVDALLLARLSAARGERAEARGHLEWIASHCPPESLPPTAVMRRLVALQVGESPADTEAWSTLVDEAEPFASPDEKAEILLQATLGALHAGRNAEAQTWLARAGQAVEGAPLWRTRYESLRARVADAL